From Ursus arctos isolate Adak ecotype North America unplaced genomic scaffold, UrsArc2.0 scaffold_11, whole genome shotgun sequence, the proteins below share one genomic window:
- the PLK4 gene encoding serine/threonine-protein kinase PLK4 yields the protein MATCIGEKIEDFKVGNLLGKGSFAGVYRAESIHTGLEVAIKMIDKKAMYKAGMVQRVQNEVKIHCQLKHPSILELYNYFEDSNYVYLVLEMCHNGEMNRYLKNRMKPFSENEARHFMHQIITGMLYLHSHGILHRDLTLSNLLLTRNMNIKIADFGLATQLKMPHEKHYTLCGTPNYISPEIATRSAHGLESDVWSLGCMFYTLLIGRPPFDTDTVKNTLNKVVLADYEIPTFLTREAKDLIHQLLRRNPADRLSLSSVLDHPFMSRNSSTRSKDLGTVEDSIDSGHATISTAITASSSTSVSGSFFDRRRLLIGQPLPNKVTIFPKNKNSSDFSSSGDGSSLYTQWGNQEQETSNSGRGRVTQDTEERPHSRYLRRAHSSDRSGTSNSQSRPRTHTMERCHSAEMLSKSKRSGVDENEERYSPTNSNVNIFHFFKEKTSNSSGSFERPDNDQPRSNRLCPGKTPFPFPDQTSQTEMVQQWFENLQIKAHLRENTEYNSINPNGDFQGHPDLQDTSRNAWTKKSPDASDNVHSAKQLNTMKYMTAFQSRPEIIQQESIFGSDPLSEQNKTRGMEPPLGYQKRTLRGITSPLTAYRLKPIRQKTKKAVVSILDSEEVCVELLKEHASQEYVKEVLQISSDGNMITVYYPNDGRGFPLADRPPPPTDNISRYSFDNLPEKYWRKYQYASRFVQLVRSKSPKITYFTRYAKCILMENSPDADFEVWFYDGAKIHKTEDLIQVIEKTGKSYTLKCESEINSLKGEIKMYMDHANEGHRICLGLESIISEEEKKSGNAPFFPIIVGRKPGNTSSPKALSPPTSVDPNYLMSDRASLNKMINSAASPKPAPILNPSMVTNEGRGFTAAASGTNLSSSLKDCLPKSAQLLKSVFVKNVGWATQLTSGAVWVQFNDGSQLVVQAGVSSISYTSPNGQTTRYGENEKLPDYIKQKLQCLSSILLMFSNPAPSFE from the exons ATGGCGACTTGCATCGGGGAGAAGATCGAG gatTTTAAAGTTGGAAATCTGCTTGGTAAAGGATCATTTGCTGGTGTCTACAGAGCTGAGTCCATTCACACTGGTTTGGAAGTTGCAATCAAAATG ATAGATAAGAAAGCCATGTACAAAGCTGGAATGGTGCAGAGAGTCCAAAATGAGGTGAAAATACATTGCCAGTTGAAACATCCTTCTATCTTGGAG CTGTATAACTATTTTGAAGATAGCAATTATGTGTATCTAGTATTAGAAATGTGCCATAATGGAGAAATGAACAGGTATCTAAAGAACAGAATGAAACCATTCTCAGAAAACGAAG CTCGACACTTTATGCACCAGATCATCACAGGAATGTTGTATCTCCATTCTCATGGTATATTACACCGGGACCTCACACTTTCTAACCTCTTACTTACCCGTAATATGAACATCAAGATTGCTGATTTTGGACTGGCAACTCAATTGAAAATGCCACATGAGAAGCACTATACATTATGTGGAACTCCTAATTATATTTCACCAGAAATTGCAACTCGAAGTGCACATGGACTTGAATCTGATGTTTGGTCCTTGGGCTGTATGTTTTATACGTTGCTTATTGGGAGACCACCTTTTGACACTGACACAGTCAAGAACACATTAAATAAAGTAGTACTGGCAGATTATGAAATACCAACTTTTTTGACAAGAGAGGCCAAGGACCTTATTCACCAGTTACTTCGGAGAAATCCAGCAGATCGTTTAAGTCTGTCTTCAGTATTAGACCATCCTTTTATGTCCCGAAATTCTTCAACAAGAAGTAAAGATTTAGGAACTGTAGAAGATTCAATTGACAGTGGACATGCCACAATTTCTACTGCAATTACGGCTTCTTCTAGTACCAGTGTAAGTGGTAGTTTCTTTGACAGAAGAAGACTTTTGATTGGTCAGCCACTCCCAAATAAAGTGACTatatttccaaagaataaaaattcaagtgatttttcttcttcaggagaTGGAAGCAGTCTTTATACTCAGTGGGGAAATCAAGAACAAGAAACCAGTAATAGTGGAAGGGGAAGAGTGACCCAGGATACAGAAGAAAGGCCACATTCTCGATACCTACGTAGAGCCCATTCCTCTGATAGATCTGGCACTTCTAATAGTCAGTCTCGACCAAGAACACATACAATGGAACGATGTCACTCAGCAGAAATGCTTTCAAAATCCAAAAGATCAGGAGtagatgaaaatgaagaaagataCTCACCTACAAACAGCAAtgtcaatatttttcatttctttaaagaaaagacatccaataGTTCTGGATCTTTTGAAAGACCTGATAATGATCAACCACG cTCCAATCGTCTTTGTCCAGGAAAAACTCCTTTTCCATTTCCAGACCAGACATCACAGACTGAAATGGTACAACAGTGGTTTGAGAATCTGCAAATAAAGG CTCATTTAAGAGAAAATACTGAATACAACAGCATTAACCCAAACGGAGATTTCCAAGGCCATCCAGATTTGCAGGACACATCAAGAAATGCTTGGACCAAAAAGAGCCCTGATGCTTCTGATAACGTGCATTCTGCCAAGCAGCTGAATACCATGAAATACATGACTGCATTTCAAAGTAGACCTGAGATAATTCAACAAGAATCTATTTTTGGCTCAGATCCTCTTTCTGAACAAAACAAGACTAGGGGTATGGAGCCACCATTGGGTTATCAGAAACGTACATTACGAGGCATTACATCTCCTTTGACTGCTTACAGGTTAAAACCGATTAGACAGAAAACCAAAAAGGCTGTG GTTAGCATACTTGATTCCGAGGAGGTGTGTGTGGAACTTCTAAAGGAGCATGCATCTCAAGAATATGTGAAAGAAGTTCTTCAAATATCTAGTGACGGAAATATG ATCACTGTTTACTATCCTAATGATGGAAGAGGTTTTCCTCTTGCTGATAGACCACCACCCCCTACAGACAACATCAGTAGGTACAGCTTTGACAATTTACCAG agAAGTACTGGCGAAAATATCAATATGCTTCCAGATTTGTACAGCTTGTAAGATCTAAATCACCCAAAATAACTTATTTTACAAGATATGCTAAATGTATTTTGATGGAGAATTCCCCTGATGCTGATTTTGAGGTTTGGTTTTATGATG GAGCAAAGATACACAAAACTGAAGATTTAATTCAGGTGATTGAAAAGACTGGAAAATCTTATACCTTAAAATGTGAAAGTGAAATTAATAGCttgaaaggggaaataaaaatgtatatggacCATGCAAATGAG GGCCATCGTATTTGCTTAGGCCTGGAATCCATAATttcagaagaggagaagaaaagtgGAAATGCCCCCTTTTTCCCAATAATTGTAGGAAg aaaACCTGGTAATACTAGTTCACCTAAGGCCTTATCACCTCCTACTTCTGTGGATCCAAACTACCTGATGAGTGATAGAGCATCtttgaataaaatgataaatagtgCTGCTTCTCCAAAACCGGCACCAATACTTAATCCTTCT ATGGTTACAAATGAAGGACGTGGCTTTACGGCTGCAGCTTCTGGAACAAACCTCTCTTCTAGTCTAAAAGATTGTCTTCCTAAATCAGCACAACTTTTGAAATctgtttttgtgaaaaatgttggttgGGCTACACAG